The genomic interval GCAAAATTGGTCCGTGTGCCTGACCTCAGACTCATGACATTGACAACATGACACGGGTGTTTGAATTGTGCTTTTTGAATGCTGAAGGTGCTTCAGGAGGACTGTCGCTTGGTGACTCGTTCCTGTAGCACAACCCCGTTCTGTTCTGACCGTCTGTTTCGTGTCCTCCAGCAGTTCCCGACACATCTACCTACCAGTACGACGAGGCCTCCGGGTATTACTATGACCCACAAACTGGGCTCTACTATGATCCAAACACTCACGTACGTAGTGTGACCGATGGATATGTAGATGCTAGGAACACTTTCAATGGATACTTAAAGGAAAATGTTGAATCTCAGTGACTTAATTACTCCCTGAAAATCACATGCTGACATGTCACATGTCAGTAATGGCATGTTCTGCTGTATTTGAAATCACATGCTCTAGCCTGTCCCAGTTGAATTTTGCCTTTGTTGACGCCTGTCGACAGTTACAGAgtgactttcttttttctccactCTCCCACAGTATTACTACAACTCCCAGACTCAGCAGTACCTGTACTGGGATGGTGAGAAGCAGGCATACGTACCTGCGGCCAGTGGCACCGCCGCCGCACAGGCCTCAAACTCTACCTCAGGAGGCACCGCCACCAAGGAGACCAAAGAGGccaaggagaagaaggagaagccAAAGAGCAAGACTGCGCAGCAGGTAGGGCTCAGCGTTTGGGTCCCGAGGCTGTCTCGAGAGGGACCAGCAGGCTGAGTGCTTTGTCAAAGCAGGGCGTGTCTTGGTGTTCTCCGTACaaatgcgtttgtgtgtgagggtatcGGTCCGCTCGTTTCCAAGCCCAGGTTGGCTAACGCGCGGTTTGCTTTTGGTCCCAGATTGCCAAAGACATGGAGCGCTGGGCGAAGAGCCTGAACAAGCAGAAGGAGAACTTTAAGAGCAGCTTCCACCCCGTGAgccaggaggagaggaaggaggcggCCGCGGCCGATGCCGGCTTCATCCTCTTTGAGAAAAAGGTACAGGAGGCACCTCTGCCTGGAGATCAGAGATTAACGGCTTGATTTAGCCAGTCATTATAGGTCAGTGGTTGAGTTGAAATGAATTGCTGCGACCAAACGGGGCTACTGCTTAGATGAGCCTTATAGTTGATTAGAAAATGTAACCGACCATTGGATTATCAGCAACGCACATAGCCTGGAGTTGAGCCGACACATCTCACATCAGTGTCAAGCTGTAACACTGTGAAGTTATGTGCCAGACGACTGAGACGAGCGGTGGACAGATGAGGGAGCAATAAACTGGGTCCCGTGCTGGTTGAAGACTGGGGGGGGAAATGGCGTCGTGTTCTGGTGGTGCTGTGCGGTGTGCGTCTCAGCCCAGCTCATTGTGCCTGTGCATTTACAGCAGAGCGGCGTACTGGAAAAGCTGCCCGTTCCTCTGCCACTGCAGGTCCCCGAGACCACCAAGCCTGGAGAGGACGACAGCGCTGTGAGTAGGAAATGAGGCCTCCTGATTTTACCCCCATGTTCTTTATCACGTTAAAGTGCACTTTCGCTGTCGGTCTCATCCATGTTAATGGCGTCCGTCTGTGGGTTCATCAGTGCGGTCTGGTGGCGGCGTACAGCGGCGACAGTGACCCGGAGGAGGCGGAGTCTGAGCGGGGTGAGGATGGGCTGGACAAGCTGACGGACTGGAAGAAGATGGCCTGCCTGCTGTGCCGCAGGCAGTTCCCCAACAAGGACGCGTTGGTGCGCCACCAGCAGCTCTCCGATCTGCACAAGGTACTGCTGCCCAAAGGCTCTCGGCTGCCTTTTACATGTCTGCATGACCTGGGATAAATGGCAAGGGCACCTTTTGTTAAGGTCTTTAGGTTTTACTCACCAGTGTGAGGCTAAGAGGGGCTTACTCATTAACTAAGTGTTAATGTTTGTTGAGTCTttggtctcaaactccagtaaAATTCCAGGAATTGTGTAAAGAATCTTCTGTAGACATTGCTCTACTCTTCCATTTGTTTCCAAAATTCTCCCAAATTGTTCTCAAGCCAAACAGATTGGATTGTATCCCTTGGTGGTAAGAGAAGGGAACTTGATACTTTTTGGTTAAAATCCAaactttctcctccttttcctctccCAGCAAAACCTGGAAGTTCATAGAAGATCCAATATGACTGAATCAGAGCTGGAGGACATggagaggaaggaaagtgaGGTATGGGCTCAGTGAGACTACGCCTTACCTTCACAGTGTCAACGCTGGCTTTGGTCGAAGTGAAAATGGCCGACTGGTTTTTCCGCTAATTCTGTTTTCACCATTTTCTTCCTAACAGATGAAATACAGAGACCGGGCAGCTGAAAGAAGGGAAAAGTACGGCATCCCGGAACCTCCAgcaccaaagaagaagaaatttaCCCCTCAGCCGCCACCTGTCGTGTAAGTGCAAGCTGTTTCCTTCACGAAGCTACCCTTCCATGAGGGACAtagggagtgagagagtaaCGTGCTCATCTTTTCCTCTCACCCCAGGAATTACGAGCAGCCCACAAAGGACGGCCTGAACAGCGACAACATCGGCAACAAGATGCTGCAGGCCATGGGCTGGCAGGAGGGCAAGGGCCTGGGCCGCAACCAGCAGGGCATCACCGCGCCCATCCAGGTGAGCCGTGCTGAGGCCGATCCCCTTTCCTGCGTTTGGCCAGGGTTCCGCAGCCATTCTGTCTGAGAACCGCAGAGCTTTGGGAATCCTTGGCCGTTTCCTTAACCGATTGTACCCCCTCGCAGGCACAGCTGAGGATGAAGGGCGCGGGCTTGGGGACGAAGGGCAGCAATTACGGCCTGTCTCCTTCCGAGACCTACAAGGACGCCGTGCGCAAGGCCATGTTCGCTCGCTTCACCGAGATGGAGTGAGCCCGTCGCCTCCAGCGCCAGACGGCCCCTCCCGGCCCAAAGTCCGAGCTCTCTCTGCAGAGAGCTCGGACGCCCATTGATTTGCCTTCTCACGCGAACGGCTGCCCGCCCGTCCTTCTGAGCCACGTCCCTCCCGGAGCCTACCAGCGGAGATGAGACGGTTGCCATGGTTGCTTTGGGGAAAGACGGCAGCTCTGTTTCCGGGAGATAACGGAAGACATGGCGCCGGTCTCATTTCCGCGGCAGCTGCCGGTAAAGGGCTGCTCCTGCCCGTGGGCTCGGCAGTCTGAACGTTTTGAGAACGATGGACACTCGTCTGTTTCTCAGGTGGAGCGAGAGCAGTTtgtatgtaatttaatgtatgtatgtttccTTGCATAAAAGAACTTTCTTTATCCTCTGTGAATTGGTATCGATAGCATTTTGTGTCCATGTTCAATAAATTGTACAGTTtgtaagatacattttttttttgtacagacaaaataaattgaGTGGAAACGTTTTCAGTTGGTCCATGTTTTTTGAAGTGTTGTAGGTTAAATGAaagtggaatgtgttttttttgaatATCTAATAAAATGGGATGTTTTTTGCCCCCTGGTGGGGGGGCTGTCTAACATTCGTGCGACCCAAGGTCCTCGTTCGGCCCCGCCCAAACCAGGCTGACCGCAGTGGCAGCACCCCCTCTGGAACTCACAGGGTCAGCAGCAGCCCTCTTAGCACGTGCTAAAGCTATGCATTCTTTCCAACCGTTCTGGTTTAATATCCCCATCTGTACACCGTTTGCTCCCCGGTGCCATAGATATATTAACACGGAAAAGGAAAGTAATGCCAAATTGCAGTACGTTTAGTTTTCGTCATTTTTTGGCACAATTTGGATCATCTGAGGCAAAAGTGAAGTGTAGagaattgtttgtgtgttttttttactggaggAGAAAGGATGATGAACATGTTTACTGTATTCCAAGAAACATTCTAGGGCATATATAGACATTTTTACCTTACCCAAGTACCTTTCCAGAAGTAATTTTTTGGTCTAGAATGATCCCATTAAATTGTTTAAAGAAGCCTCTGTAGAACACTGAAAGGGTCACTACTTACCTACCTACTTACCCAAATATCCAGGGCAACATTCTGACATTAATCAGTCCCACATGGCACTACAAGCAGTGGGGTTTAATTTTCCAAGGACCGGGTTGACAGGGCACCTATCAGGAGGGGAATATCCTATAAATAAGTGGTTTTAGTTGAAAATGTTATAGAATTTGAGCACTCAATAAAtcatcagtggttggtctgtCTCGCTGTAGAGTTCCAGCTCTTTTTTGCCTCAAACTCTTTGATTGCTTGACTGCCTCATTTGTCTTATTTAGTTTCAATCATCGTGCAAGCAAGTTTGTAACATTTGGATTTGTAACATTCCAAATGTCCCTTCCCCTTTTTTAAAGCGGAGCGTTTCCACTGCTATTTAAAGTGTCCACTAGAGAGGGCTGTTGGTCTGAGGAGTGTGGTCCTGCCTTGTCGTGTCATCTGAAGGACACTATAGGACATGCACATTGCAAACTGGCTTCACATAGACCCAGGTCTTTGGctctgcattcattttcttcagttcAGTTGTGATTAGATGATTCACTCCTTGTGGAAAGACAATTGGCAGAAACAGAAATAGGTGTTTCTCTTTGATGTATTTCTCGATTAAGTAGGTCTTTCTTGGCAACTGAAATTTATacactaggaaaaaaaaaaaaatgttttggcagGCTATGAGAAATTGGACAGGAGGTGAAATGACTGCTGTGTTAGCCACTTGTAAATGTCCAGCAGCATTACTATGGCAGCAATAAGTTAGGTCACAAATACACTGTCAGCCCATTGGGCCCCTTCAGTGTCTCTTCTGTCAGGTTGTGTGCAGTTcaaagtcttgtttttttttttgaactacTGCACTTTTAGTTTGAGTTTTAGTTATTCTGTGAACTGTAGCTCCAGGCTTCTGTTCGCAGCAGTATTGTGAATGGCTGTGGAATGTCTTGGCTTAGGCCTGGCTGTAATGCTGATTAATACTGACAAGGAAAGCCATTTACTAGAAAATGTATACTGCTACTCATGTGCAACATTTCCTCCTCTTTCACTGTCTCGGAGATAAAGATGCACAGTTCCTTGATGCACTAACTGGTCCAGACATGGTGCGGGTTTGACATTAATTCCTATTCTTGATCACTTCTCTACATGTCCCTGTTGGATGAAGTTAAATGGTCACCACCTCAGAAGGCTTATTTCTTTACTCAAATTTTTCAGGTTTTAATTGGCTGCATTTGTTTCTGTTGGGCCTGTGGTA from Anguilla rostrata isolate EN2019 chromosome 11, ASM1855537v3, whole genome shotgun sequence carries:
- the LOC135234289 gene encoding RNA-binding protein 5-like isoform X4, which encodes MIQGKNVAMHYSNPRHKKTGIEDWLCNTCGLYNFRRRLKCFRCGAAKVECETTSPPGAPEPQQTGDYYGDTIILRNIAPLTTIEAIMAALAPYANLSASNIRLIKDKQTGQNRGFAFVQLSSPLEASQLLMILQGLQPPLKLDGKTVGVDYAKSARKDLLTPDGNRISAFSVASTAIAAAQWSSSQPQQGTEARSEYSYLQEGYMPYAQYGQDYQAYYQQPGVMDPAQGTGLLGAAPGVKILPAAAGVVVSQSAQVYQPHIVSQPVTQAAQHAEAVAQSTGVVATATATTSATTATATATAAAPASDGKIAVPDTSTYQYDEASGYYYDPQTGLYYDPNTHYYYNSQTQQYLYWDGEKQAYVPAASGTAAAQASNSTSGGTATKETKEAKEKKEKPKSKTAQQIAKDMERWAKSLNKQKENFKSSFHPVSQEERKEAAAADAGFILFEKKQSGVLEKLPVPLPLQVPETTKPGEDDSACGLVAAYSGDSDPEEAESERGEDGLDKLTDWKKMACLLCRRQFPNKDALVRHQQLSDLHKQNLEVHRRSNMTESELEDMERKESEMKYRDRAAERREKYGIPEPPAPKKKKFTPQPPPVVNYEQPTKDGLNSDNIGNKMLQAMGWQEGKGLGRNQQGITAPIQAQLRMKGAGLGTKGSNYGLSPSETYKDAVRKAMFARFTEME